The Kitasatospora albolonga nucleotide sequence GTCGTAGAGGTCGGCCTCCTCGTCACTGATCGTCAGCATGATGATCTTCGCGCTGGGGGCCACCTCCTTGATGGAGGTACAGGCTTCGATGCCACCGCGCTTGGGCATCCGCACATCCATCAGGATGATGTCGGGCAGCAGGTCAGCAGCCTTGTCGACGGCCTCCGAGCCGTCCCCGGCCTCGCCGACGACCTGGATGTCCTCCTCCTGCGCGAGGACGATCTCCAGGCCCCTGCGGAAGAGGGCGTGGTCATCGACCACGAGGACCCGGATGGGCTCCTTGCGCGCGGGGCCGTCCGGTTCGCCGTCGGTGTGGGCACCGCCGTCGCCGGGACCTCCCGCAGCGCCGGGACCCCTCGCATCGCGCACGGGCCCGAAGGTGTCCGCCATCGTTCCTCCCCCTGAAGGCCACGGCCTGATAGTCATCGGTCGTCCGCCAACGGCGTTTCACCGAACCCCGATTGGCCTGGAACGCCATGATTCCATGCCGGGACACCCAAGCGGTGGTCCCGCGCCCCCGCGCAGGTGCCCCCGGTGGCGTGAAAACGCTCCAGGGGCACCGGGGCGGATGGCGTCAGCCGCCGAGCGCGCCGCCCGCGCCGCCCGCTTCGTCAGCGGCGAGCGGGTCGGTCCTCAGGTGGATGACGCCGTAGTCGTAGGCGTGCCGCCGGTAGACGACACTGGGCTCCTTCGTCTCGGAGTCGACGAACAAGTAGAAGTCGTGCCCGACCAGTTCCATCTCGTAGAGCGCCTGGTCGAGCGCCATGGGTGCGGCGGTGTGGGTCTTCTCGCGCATCACGAGAGGCCCTTCGCCCTGCACCTCGATCGATCCGACCTTCGTGGTCGGTACGGGCTCCGCCGGCTGCTCGCCGACCAGTTCGCCGTCCTCGTCGAACGAGGCGACACCCGGCACCACGTCCCCGACCTCGGCCGCCGTCAGACGGCCGTTGCCCCGGCGGCTGTAGCGCTTGTCGTGCTGCTTGCGCAGCCGGGCCTCCAGCTTTCCGGTGGCCAGGTCGAGCGCTGCGTAGGGGTCACCCGCCGACGCCTCCGCCCGGATGACCGGGCCGCGCGAGCGGAGCGTGATCTCCACCCGGTCGGAGCGGTCGGCCTGACGGGGATTCGGCTCCTTGGACACCTCGACGTCGAGGCTGATCACCTTGCCGTCGAACTTCTGGATCTTGTCCAGCTTCAGCTTCTCGGCCACGTGCTTGCGGAACCGCTCGGGCACCTCGGTCTTGCGGCCCTTGACGACGATGTCCACGCAGAACTCCGTTCCCGGATCGCCCCGCTTCGAGACGGGGCGTCTCCCTTTTGCACCAGCCCCCGGTGATTCCCAGGGGCCTCGGACTCGGTGACTTTCGCCTCCTCCTCCCCCGTCGGA carries:
- a CDS encoding ribosomal subunit interface protein — protein: MDIVVKGRKTEVPERFRKHVAEKLKLDKIQKFDGKVISLDVEVSKEPNPRQADRSDRVEITLRSRGPVIRAEASAGDPYAALDLATGKLEARLRKQHDKRYSRRGNGRLTAAEVGDVVPGVASFDEDGELVGEQPAEPVPTTKVGSIEVQGEGPLVMREKTHTAAPMALDQALYEMELVGHDFYLFVDSETKEPSVVYRRHAYDYGVIHLRTDPLAADEAGGAGGALGG
- a CDS encoding DNA-binding response regulator, which gives rise to MADTFGPVRDARGPGAAGGPGDGGAHTDGEPDGPARKEPIRVLVVDDHALFRRGLEIVLAQEEDIQVVGEAGDGSEAVDKAADLLPDIILMDVRMPKRGGIEACTSIKEVAPSAKIIMLTISDEEADLYDAIKAGATGYLLKEISTDEVATAIRAVADGQSQISPSMASKLLTEFKSMIQRTDERRLVPAPRLTERELEVLKLVATGMNNRDIAKELFISENTVKNHVRNILEKLQLHSRMEAVVYAMREKILEIR